In Primulina eburnea isolate SZY01 chromosome 14, ASM2296580v1, whole genome shotgun sequence, the following proteins share a genomic window:
- the LOC140812501 gene encoding GATA transcription factor 7-like, whose translation MECIEARALKSSFLSQMGVKNSSQVDDVWRLAAINTVASDDFPFEDLLNLDFSEKELQEGCFFMAEDEEKASQETNSNEFSSIFSGADEFDSFSAGELSLPVEDLENLEWLSQFVDDSAPGLSLVSPAGSFMAKTEAARVAKRVDHLSKSVPKTRNPCFPTDVSRKPRSKRSKENGRPWSLASPALSSDESSSVSSCSSGSTSMPLFVFTNPVQDLELSSSVEKPPVKKQKIKKETAGGFVTGRRCTHCLVQKTPQWRAGPLGPKTLCNACGVRFKSGRLFPEYRPACSPTFSLDIHSNSHRKVLEMRRRKDAHTAAVAEQELIANV comes from the exons ATGGAGTGCATTGAAGCAAGAGCTTTGAAGTCGAGTTTCCTCTCTCAAATGGGTGTGAAGAACAGTTCCCAGGTCGATGATGTGTGGCGTTTGGCTGCTATCAACACCGTTGCGTCAGATGATTTCCCCTTTGAGGACCTCCTTAACCTTGATTTCTCCGAGAAAGAGCTGCAGGAGGGATGTTTTTTTATGGCAGAAGATGAGGAAAAAGCCTCGCAGGAGACGAATTCTAATGAATTTTCCTCCATTTTTTCCGGCGCCGATGAGTTTGATAGCTTTTCTGCCGGGGAACTTTCTCTTCCG gttgaagatttggagaacCTGGAGTGGTTGTCGCAATTCGTGGATGATTCTGCACCTGGGCTCTCACTGGTATCCCCCGCCGGGAGTTTCATGGCGAAAACCGAAGCAGCCAGGGTGGCGAAGCGGGTGGACCATCTGAGCAAATCGGTTCCGAAAACCAGGAATCCGTGTTTTCCGACGGATGTGTCCAGGAAACCGAGGAGCAAACGGTCCAAGGAGAACGGGCGGCCCTGGTCCCTGGCTTCTCCGGCGCTTAGCTCCGACGAGTCGTCTTCTGTATCGTCCTGCTCTTCCGGTTCAACATCCATGCCTCTTTTTGTGTTCACGAACCCGGTTCAGGACTTGGAGTTGTCCTCCTCCGTGGAAAAACCGCCGGTGAAGAAGCAGAAGATTAAAAAGGAAACCGCCGGGGGCTTCGTAACCGGCCGGCGGTGTACACACTGTCTGGTGCAGAAGACTCCTCAGTGGCGAGCCGGCCCATTGGGTCCGAAAACGCTGTGCAATGCTTGTGGTGTCCGGTTCAAGTCTGGCAGGCTTTTTCCAGAGTATAGGCCCGCCTGCAGCCCGACTTTCTCGCTGGACATCCACTCCAACAGTCACCGGAAAGTTTTGGAGATGCGGCGGAGAAAGGATGCGCATACGGCGGCGGTGGCGGAACAGGAACTGATAGCGAATGTTTGA